From a region of the Arachis ipaensis cultivar K30076 chromosome B09, Araip1.1, whole genome shotgun sequence genome:
- the LOC107615246 gene encoding uncharacterized protein LOC107615246 — protein MPAYQDDDLVSDIQDGNNNIVLIAFAIVEGETSDAWDFFLSNLRQYVVTRDVVARSNGAWSPPRAFHMFCIRHIESNFLRKFKAPYLQKLVVNIGYSRTYALAFDGGYPWGHTTTNLVKCINSILKGARNLTITALVKATFYRLNELFTRKRVEAEARFNADNVFSELVTSKLHANQLASGNIQVNCFDRQNEVFEVREMPSGLNYAVDLHLHRCDYGEFQVDRIPCQHVFACYANQRLD, from the exons atgcctgCATATCAAGACGATGACTTGGTGAGTGATATTCAG GATGGCAACAACAATATCGTCCTAATTGCATTTGCTATtgtggagggagagacttctgatgcGTGGGACTTTTTTCTGAGTAACCTGCGACAATATGTTGTGACTCGGGATG TTGTGGCTCGCAGTAACGGAGCTTGGTCACCTCCTAGAGCTTTCCACATGTTTTGCATCAGGCATATTGAGTCGAACTTTCTGAGAAAATTCAAGGCGCCGTACCTGCAAAAACTTGTCGTCAATATAG GATATTCGAGGACG TATGCATTGGCATTTGATGGTGGTTATCCATGGGGTCACACGACGACGAACCTAGTCAAATGCATCAACTCTATTttgaagggtgcacgcaatctCACCATCACTGCACTTGTCAAAGCAACATTCTACAGGCTTAACGAGCTATTCACCCGAAAAAGAGTCGAGGCGGAGGCTCGATTTAATGCTGACAATGTATTTTCTGAGCTTGTGACCTCGAAATTGCATGCAAACCAACTTGCATCAGGAAACATCCAGGTTAATTGCTTTGATAGGCAGAATGAGGTATTTGAAGTGCGTGAGATGCCAAGTGGACTGAATTATGCCGTCGACCTCCATTTGCATCGATGTGACTATGGCGAGTTCCAGGTGGACCGGATTCCGTGTCAACATGTGTTTGCATGTTATGCAAATCAACGACTGGACTAG